GGCGTTTTCCCGCCCTCCGCCATCGGTCGGAGAAGCTGCTTGAAATGGAGGACGCCGACGACGTTGTGCCGCTCGCCCTCGTAGACCGGAATCCGGGACCGGCGATAACGGCGGTACCGGGCGACCAACTCCTCGTACGGCAGGTCCTTCGGGATCATGAAGACGTCGGGCAGGGGGGTCATGATCTCCCCGGCGCGCCGGTCGGTCATCTCGAAGATGTTGTGGATGAGCTCCGTCTCCTCCGAATCGAGGGTGCCGGTCTCCTCCCCGGCGTCGACCAGCGCGCGGAACTCCGCCTCGGAGATCATCTCGCGGGTCTGCGGCCCGCCCCGCTCCCCCAGCAGGAAAAGGATCCCGTGGGCGAGCTTCTCGAGCACGAACCGCGCCGGAGCGACCACGCGCGCGAACGCGTGGAGCGGCGCCGCCGCCACCAGCGAGAATCCGCGGGCCCGCGGCCACACGAGGCACTTCGGCGTCACGTCCCCGATCAGCAGGATTCCCAGCGTACCCACGAGAAGGGCGACGACCTCGCCCGCCCCCGGCGGAAGGTGCGGCAACAGCAGGGCGGCAACGACAGAGGAGATCGCCACGTTGACGATCTCGTTTCCGAGGAAGATCGTCGCGATCAGCCGGTTCGGCTTGGAAAGCATCTTCATGATCCGATCCGCGCGGCGGTCCCCTTCCTCCTTCCACTTCAGAAGATCCACGCGGCGCAGGGCGAACATCGCCGTCTCCGTCGCCGAGAAGAAGGCGGAGGCGAGAAAAAGGAAGGGGAGGAGGATCGCTTTCACGGAGTCGTCAGCGCGCCCGGTGTTTCCGGGAAGGAAAGTGGACGAACCCGGACGGAAGTTCCGCCCCTTCGATCCACGACCCATCCGCGCGGCGGACGCGGATCCCCGGGGTCTTCGTCACCGCGCCGATCGGGGTCGCGCCTGCCGGGAAGGAGCGGGCGGCGCGCAGAAAGCGCGCCCGGCGCGAGGGACGGACGGCCATCAGCAGTTCGTAATCCTCCCCGCTTCCGAGGAACGCATCCAGCGGGTCGATGCCGAGGGCGGCCGAAGCCGCCCGGAAGGACCGGGAGACGGGGAACGACTCCTCGGCGAGAACGGCGCCGAGTCCGTCACGCTCGAGAAGGTGAGCGAGATCCGCGAGGATCCCGTCGCTCACGTCGATCATCGCCGCGACCGCGCAGGAGCGTGCCGCCGCCTGCCCCTCGCGCCAGCGGGCCGTGGGGGCAAGGTGCGCCCGCATCGCTTCCCGGCGCCACCCGGACGCCCTCGTCGGACGCCCGCCGCGCAGGAGCGCAAGCCCCAGGTTCGACCATCCCGGCGACCCGGTGACATAGAGGAGATCCCCCGGCCGGGCGCCGGCGCGGCAGACGGGCCTGCCGCGCCCCACGGCCCCGACGACCGTCAGGCAGAGGGTGAGCCGTTCGCCCCTGCAGGTGTCCCCGCCCATCAGGCGGATCCCGGAAGGCCTGGCGGCGGTCGCCATGCCGCGGAAGATCGCGTCGACCGTCGCCACGGGAGTGTCCGGATGCGCGGCCAGCGCGACCAGGTAGCAGACGGGGTCGGCTCCCATCGCCGCCAGGTCGGAGAGGTTGGCGGAGAGGGCCCGCCCCCCCACCTCTTCCGGACGAAAGTAGCCGAGGGAGAAATGCGTCCCCTCGACCAGCAGGTCGGTGGAGAGAACCGCACGCCCGCCGGGGACACGCACCACCGCGGCGTCGTCGCCGATGGAAAGTTCGCCCGGACGCGGAATGCCGCCATGCGTTCGCCGGAGGAGGTCGATCAGACCGGATTCGCCCACGTCCCGCAGAAGAGCGCCGCGGTGCCCGCCCGCATTTCTCACCATGATTCTGTTACGGCTGCGGATAGGGGTATGTCTACTGCGCCCCTGGAGGCCCGCCTCACCGCTTCCCCTTCGCCCCGCGCGCCCGCTTCGGCTTCTTCGGCGCCATCGCCTTGGAGAACGGGTCCCTCGTCAGGGCCAGGGAGAGTACCTCGTCCATGGTCTTCACCAGGGTGAAACGCACCTGCCGGGCCTCGTGGCGAGGGATCTCCTCGAGGTCCTTCCCGTTCCTGGCCGGGGCGATCACGTGGTTGATCCCGGCGCGAAGCGCCGCCAGCGATTTCTCCTTCAGGCCGCCGATCGGAAGGACGCGGCCGCGGAGGGTGATCTCTCCGGTCATCGCCACGTCCCTGCGGACGGGGATCCCGGTGAGCGAGGAGACCAGCGCCGTCGCGATCGTGATCCCGGCGGAGGGACCGTCCTTCGGGATCCCCCCCGACGGGACGTGGATGTGGATGTCGCGCTTCGAGTGGAAATTCCGCGGCAGCCCGAGCTTCGCCGCGCGCGAACGGACGTAGGTGATCGCCGCCTGGGCGCTCTCCTTCATCACGTCGCCGAGGTACCCGGTGATCATCACGCCTCCCTTCCCGTCGACGAGGGACACCTCGACGAAGAGAATGTCTCCCCCCGTCGGCGTCCAGGCAAGTCCCGTCGCGACGCCGACCTCGTCGACCTCCCCCTCCGTCTCCGGGAGGTTCCGCGGGGCCCCGAGGAACTTCGGGAGGCTCTTCGGTGTGATGGCGAAGGGCCCCTTCTCTCCCTCGGCGATCTTCCGGGCCAGCTTCCGGCAAACCTGGCCGATCTCCCGCTCGAGGTTTCGCAATCCCGCCTCCCGCGTGTATTCGTGAATGATGGCGAGGATCGCCTTGTCCCTCATCGTGACCTTCCCCCGCCTGATCCCGTTCTCCTCGAGCTGACGCGGCAAAAGGTATTTCCTCGCGATCGCCAGCTTGTCGACATCGGTGTATCCCGACAGGTTGATGATCTCCATCCGGTCCTTGAGGGCCGGCGGGACGGGGTCGATGATGTTCGCCGTGGCGATGAACAGGACCTTCGAGAGATCGAAGGGGACGTTCAGGTAGTTGTCGCTGAACGCGAAGTTCTGTTCGGGGTCCAGCACCTCGAGCAGCGCCGCGGACGGGTCTCCCCGGAAATCGGCCCCCACCTTGTCGATCTCGTCCAGCATGAAGACCGGATTGCGCGTCCCGGCCTGCTTCATCCCCTGGATGACACGACCGGGAAGCGCCCCCACGTACGTCCTGCGGTGTCCCCGAATCTCCGCCTCGTCCCGGATGCCGCCCAGGGACATCCGGATGAACTTCCGCCCCATCGCGCGGGCGATCGATTTGCCGAGGGACGTTTTCCCGACGCCCGGCGGGCCGACGAAGCAGAGGATCGGGCCCTTCATCTTGTCCTTCAGCTTGCGCACGGACAGGTATTCGAGGATCCGCTCCTTGACCTTCTCGAGGTCATGGTGGTCCTCGTCGAGGATCTCCTTCGCCTTTCCGATGCGGATGTTGTCCTTCGTCTCCTTCTTCCAGGGGAGCTCCACCATCCAGTCGAGGTAGGTTCGCACCACGGACGACTCTGCCGAGTCGGGGTGCATCCCCTCCAGGCGGCGGAACTGCTTCTCCGCCTCCTTTTTCACTTCTTCGGGCATCCCGGCGGCCTCGATCTTCCCCTTCAGGTCGTCGACCTCTTCGGACTTCCCGTCGATGTCGCCCAGCTCCTGCTTGATCGCCTTCATCTGCTCCCGCAGGAAATACTCCCGCTGGCTCTTGGACATCTCCTCCTTGGCCTGGTTCTGGATTTTCGCCTGCATCTCCGCCAGCTGCAGCTCCCGGGAGAGGAGGTTGCTGACCAGGTTCAGCCGCGCGACCGGGTCCTCCTCCTCGAGCACCGATTGCGCCTCCTCGATCTTCAGGCGCAGGTTCGACGCCACGAGGTCGGCGAGCACGCCGGGGTTGTTGATGTTCTCGGTGACCATCAGGATCTCGACCGGCATGTTCTTGAGCGACAGGATCTTCTCGATCTTCTCCCGGGAAGCGCGCATCAGCGCCTCCACCTCCAGCGACCCCTCCTTCATCGGGGACTCGACGATCCGGTCGATCCGGACGCGCACCGCGGGCTTCGCCTCGATGAATTCGACGATTTTCGCCTTCACGACGCCCTGGATGAGGATCTTCAGCCGGCCGTCGGGGAGCTTCAGCATCCGCATGATCATCGCCACCGTGCCCGTGCGGTAGAGGTCTACCTCTTTCGGGTCTTCCACGGACGGGTCCCGCTGCGTGGCGAGGAAGATGTACCGGTCCCGGGCCAGCGCCTCGTCCACCGCGGCGACGGAACCCTCCCTTCCCACGAACAGCGGCAAGGTCATGTACGGGAAGATGACGATGTCACGCACCGGAAGCAGCGGGAGGACCTCGGG
This sequence is a window from Candidatus Deferrimicrobium sp.. Protein-coding genes within it:
- the lon gene encoding endopeptidase La → MTDEAKKTIPPEGESAPAERTDTENRTAAGGTEPDAEAPKGDAPSPEEEKEGGTEIPEVLPLLPVRDIVIFPYMTLPLFVGREGSVAAVDEALARDRYIFLATQRDPSVEDPKEVDLYRTGTVAMIMRMLKLPDGRLKILIQGVVKAKIVEFIEAKPAVRVRIDRIVESPMKEGSLEVEALMRASREKIEKILSLKNMPVEILMVTENINNPGVLADLVASNLRLKIEEAQSVLEEEDPVARLNLVSNLLSRELQLAEMQAKIQNQAKEEMSKSQREYFLREQMKAIKQELGDIDGKSEEVDDLKGKIEAAGMPEEVKKEAEKQFRRLEGMHPDSAESSVVRTYLDWMVELPWKKETKDNIRIGKAKEILDEDHHDLEKVKERILEYLSVRKLKDKMKGPILCFVGPPGVGKTSLGKSIARAMGRKFIRMSLGGIRDEAEIRGHRRTYVGALPGRVIQGMKQAGTRNPVFMLDEIDKVGADFRGDPSAALLEVLDPEQNFAFSDNYLNVPFDLSKVLFIATANIIDPVPPALKDRMEIINLSGYTDVDKLAIARKYLLPRQLEENGIRRGKVTMRDKAILAIIHEYTREAGLRNLEREIGQVCRKLARKIAEGEKGPFAITPKSLPKFLGAPRNLPETEGEVDEVGVATGLAWTPTGGDILFVEVSLVDGKGGVMITGYLGDVMKESAQAAITYVRSRAAKLGLPRNFHSKRDIHIHVPSGGIPKDGPSAGITIATALVSSLTGIPVRRDVAMTGEITLRGRVLPIGGLKEKSLAALRAGINHVIAPARNGKDLEEIPRHEARQVRFTLVKTMDEVLSLALTRDPFSKAMAPKKPKRARGAKGKR
- a CDS encoding hemolysin family protein, which gives rise to MKAILLPFLFLASAFFSATETAMFALRRVDLLKWKEEGDRRADRIMKMLSKPNRLIATIFLGNEIVNVAISSVVAALLLPHLPPGAGEVVALLVGTLGILLIGDVTPKCLVWPRARGFSLVAAAPLHAFARVVAPARFVLEKLAHGILFLLGERGGPQTREMISEAEFRALVDAGEETGTLDSEETELIHNIFEMTDRRAGEIMTPLPDVFMIPKDLPYEELVARYRRYRRSRIPVYEGERHNVVGVLHFKQLLRPMAEGGKTPVWQDLVRPPYVVPEVQKLPPLLREFQRRKMHIAIVVDEYGETAGIVTLEDVLEELFGEIREERDRDREEKEIVRRPDGSSLVLGKTPIRHFNEEFGTEIPDLDFDTVAGFLLHEFGRMPAPGEKTSRDGISFTVERMKGLRIVEVGVRPALPSMPEKEE
- the thiL gene encoding thiamine-phosphate kinase, with product MVRNAGGHRGALLRDVGESGLIDLLRRTHGGIPRPGELSIGDDAAVVRVPGGRAVLSTDLLVEGTHFSLGYFRPEEVGGRALSANLSDLAAMGADPVCYLVALAAHPDTPVATVDAIFRGMATAARPSGIRLMGGDTCRGERLTLCLTVVGAVGRGRPVCRAGARPGDLLYVTGSPGWSNLGLALLRGGRPTRASGWRREAMRAHLAPTARWREGQAAARSCAVAAMIDVSDGILADLAHLLERDGLGAVLAEESFPVSRSFRAASAALGIDPLDAFLGSGEDYELLMAVRPSRRARFLRAARSFPAGATPIGAVTKTPGIRVRRADGSWIEGAELPSGFVHFPSRKHRAR